TCACAGGATTCTGTAATTCGATCATTCGATTCGTCACATCGCATCGAAAGGAAGAGACATCTTTCCTTTCTTCGTACTAATATAATTTCGTAAAATGGTTCCCCAAGGATATATTCTAAATGGCTACTGACGGTGTTAGATCACTATTTCTACTCGAAGGTGATTCCCGCAGCCCTCTGATCCTCGGCGATCTTCAGGAGCTGTGCCACGTGGGGGGGATTCTGGGGCAGGAAGGGGGACTCGGCACGGAAGCCATTTTCGTCAGCCACGTACCTCACCTCGATGACGCCGCTGCCGTCGGGAAGAGGGTAACTGGAAAAGTGACGACATATTCCAGGTTAGCTTTTATTCTTTGACACTATAACCTAAAAttgtaatcaaatatatattatgtatataaatttctgactcgcatcaggatcgaacccaggccacTAGAGTCATAaacgaagttggaacctgagcaccaCTGTACCTGAGGCCTTTGTCGCAGCGATCTTGTCTTCCTCTCaactggaagacctgggttcgatcctgatgcgagtcaggaATTtgattctgttccacacgtgattgtgtgttgattttttctatatctatctatctatatatctatatatcccaCCTGTACACTCCTTGGATGTTGGCCTGTCCCACGGCGCCTCGAACCCCGGCCGCTTGGGCGGCGATTCCGTTCTCGGCCTCGAAGGCGTAGCTGAAGCTTCCGTCTCCGTTGTGTGTCCGATCGTCTCTCGTGATCGCGACGACCTGGTTGGGGATCTGGGGGGCGGCCAGGGCGGCGGCGCAGAAGGCGCTGACGAGGAGAATCTACGGGAGATGAAAAAGAGTTGTCAATAATGACAGTTTGGGTCGAGGGGTCTCCTGAATTTCTGTGGGATTCGACGGGAATTCGTTCTGTTCTTTGacgagtttttttgggggggtgtaatttttatttaaatgtaggGCGCTGATGGGATGCCCAGACTAATGTCCCTGCGTTGCCCAGG
This Macrobrachium rosenbergii isolate ZJJX-2024 chromosome 42, ASM4041242v1, whole genome shotgun sequence DNA region includes the following protein-coding sequences:
- the LOC136828190 gene encoding cuticle protein AM1159-like; this translates as MKFILLVSAFCAAALAAPQIPNQVVAITRDDRTHNGDGSFSYAFEAENGIAAQAAGVRGAVGQANIQGVYSYPLPDGSGVIEVRYVADENGFRAESPFLPQNPPHVAQLLKIAEDQRAAGITFE